DNA from Lusitaniella coriacea LEGE 07157:
CCAGGGCATTAGAAACTCTAAATCGCACCCCAGAAGCTACAACCGCAGACACTCGCGCTCAACTCCTCGCTCAATACTACAATTGTCTCTCTACCGTACTGGGACGACGGCAAGAGGTTGCAAATTTATTAAATGACGAAGAGCGAATTGCTGAAATCGATCGCGCAATTTCAAGCGGGGAAGTTGATGGGGAACCGCTCAACGACGAACAAAAGCAGCGACTGCAAGAGATTCGAGAACAAATTCTTGCCTTGCAACAAGATGCTTCGTCTCTAGATGCAAAAACGAAAAATACTCTCGACCAATGTCGCACGCGCTTGCAAGAGATTTTACAGGAACGATTTTAGTGCAGCGATCGCGCGGACTCAATCACCCCTCACCGTTAACGCCAATAAAAATAGACCGAGTTCGTTTTTGAGAGTCTTCTGTTTACTATAAAATCGTTAACCTGTCTTTTTCTCCGTCACAACCGACTCAACGCTTGCCAACGCTTATGCTCTCAATCGAACTGACTCAAAAGATCGCTCCTGTTGAAGATGTCTTGATGCAAAACCTCGCCGACGAAGCAGTTCTGCTCAATCTGCAAAACGAAGCCTACTACGGCTTAGACGATGTGGGAACCCGAATGTTGACCGTGCTGCAAGCGTCGGAATCCATCAAAATAGCCTATCAGCAGCTTGCAGAAGAGTACGAAGTGGATCCAGCCGTTCTCAAACAAGATTTACTCGATTTTATTGAAAAACTTCTCGAACACGGGTTAGTTAGACTCAGCGAGTAGTTAATCTCTTCACAAAAGGTCAAAATCAAAGAGAATGCTTTCTGTTCGCCGTTATTATGCACAATTTCAATGCGAGATAGTTTATGAGCGGCATTTGCGGCATCTTACACTTAGATGAAGAACCGATCGATCGCGCGTTACTGAAAAAAATGACGGCGTTCTTGGCGTATCGGGGATCTGACGCAAAAAATTTGTGGATTGAGGGGTCTGTGGCATTTGGACATTGCTTATTGCGAACGACCAACGAAGCAGTACGGGAACGACAACCCTACACCCTAGATGGCGAGACATACATTATCGCCGACGCGCGAATTGATGGTAGAGAAACTTTAATTCCCCGACTGCAAGCGAAAGGGTGTGAAGTAACAACAAAAGATCCCGATAGCGCTTTAATTCTCCATGCTTATGGAGTTTGGGGGGAAGATTGCCTCGAATATTTATTGGGAGATTTTGCCTTTGGAATTTGGGATGAGAGGAAACAGCGTTTATTTTGCGCCCGCGATCCTTTCGGCATTAAATTGTTCTACTACGCCCATCTAGGAAACTGTTTCATTTTCAGCAATACCCTGAACTGTATTCGCTGCCATCCTAAAGTGTCCCAGGAATTAAACGATCGCGCGATCGCGGACTTTCTCCTGTTCGACCTTAACACCGACCTCAAAACCACCACCTTCGCCGATATTCAGTGCTTGCCAGCAGCCTCAAAACTGACCCTCGAAGCGGGAAACCTACAACAAAAAACTTACTGGACGCTGCCCATTCCCGAACAAATTCGCTACAAAAAGGCAACGGATTACCTCGAACATTTCCGAGAATTAATGGGTCTAGCGGTTAAAGATCGCCTGCGCGCTGAAAATGCCTCGATTTTCCTCAGTGGCGGATTAGACTCGACTGCTATTGCCCTTGCCGCTGTCGAAGGGGCAACCCCCCTCAATCTACAAGCCATTACAGTCGGCTACGAGCGCCTCATTCCCGATGAGGAAAGGGACTATGCCCAACTCGCCGCCAAAGCGCTAGAAATCCCTTCTACCTACCTTATAGCCGACGATTGCACTCTCTACCAAGGATGGGACAAATCCGAACTCCACTTTCCCGAACCTCGCCATGCCCCCCTTGCCCTGATTACCCTCAAGCAACTGCAACAAGCTGCCCGCCATAGTCCCATCGTCCTTTGCGGTCAAGGCGGCGACGAAGCCCTAAAATTCTCCACCGTCGCAGAAATGTTACCCGGAATGCCTTGGAGAAATATTGCGGTAGATGCGGTACGCTGCCTTCTGTTTTACAACTTACAACCCGCCTGGGGATCGGGTTTTTTAGGGCAAATTCGACGCTGGCAAGGCAAACAACCGCAACTCCCGTCCTTACCCCCTTGGCTTAATCCAGATTTGGTCGAACGCTTCGATTTAAATGCCCGGTGGGAGAGATTTCAACAGCCCTCAGCCAAAGGTTTTCATCCACCGCGCGATCGCGCCTATCAAAGTTTACAACCCACTCCTTTATGGAACCTCAATTTTGTCGCCTACGACCCCGGTACAACCCAAATTCCCGTAGAAGTCCGCTTGCCCTTTCTCGATTTGCGCCTGCTCGACTATCTCCTTTCCCTCCCTCCGCTCCCCTGGTGCGCGGACAAAACACTGTTGCGCCTTGCCTTGCGGGGCAAACTGCCAGATCCCATTTGTCAGCGACCCAAAACGCCTCTTGCCGCTAATCCCGTTTGCGCGCACTTCAAAAATCAACAGGCAACACTTCTGCAAAACTTCACCCCCTCATCCCAACTCAAAGCCTATATCAACCCGCAAAAATGGCAAGAAGTTCTATCGTGTAAGATGAGTACTTGGCAAACTTGGAGAAATTTACGCCCCATCAGTCTGGGGTACTGGTTGGAGGGTTTTAAGCACCCCTTTTGACCCTGAAGGAAATCTCTATCACTTCGCGATCGCGGTTTGTTTGCTACAACATACACAATGCTAGTTAGGGAGACAATTCTCATGTCCGCTCAATACAACAATCAAAAACAGCCTTATCATCAACCTCAAGTCAAGATTTACGGCGATATCAAAAACCTCACCCTGTCCGTGGCTATCGAAGGCAACATCGATGGTGCGGGTCAAGATGCCGTTCCCAATAAAACTGACTAACCCCAGGAATGCCCCACTATCGCGCCTACGGACTGACGCTATTTGCCAATGCCCCGATTCCAGGCTTAGTCGCCCTCGTGCAGCCACTCTCTTCATCGCCGGATATTTGCGTTGAGTTGGATGCAATGCCCTCCTTTTGGCATCCCCAACTCCAAAACAGCGAATCGGCGCGAGCCTGGTATGTCAGCCACCGCCAAGATGCTCAAGGTCAACCGATTTTACAGGCTTGGCAACTTCAACAGGGAGCTTACTTCCGACTCAAATATTGCGATGGGACTGAATTTATTGTCGATCGCGGCGGTTGTCGCATTTGGGCAAAATGGATCGCTCCTCTCACCCTAGAAGATACAGCTACTTACCTTTTAGGACCTATTTTA
Protein-coding regions in this window:
- a CDS encoding asparagine synthetase B family protein yields the protein MSGICGILHLDEEPIDRALLKKMTAFLAYRGSDAKNLWIEGSVAFGHCLLRTTNEAVRERQPYTLDGETYIIADARIDGRETLIPRLQAKGCEVTTKDPDSALILHAYGVWGEDCLEYLLGDFAFGIWDERKQRLFCARDPFGIKLFYYAHLGNCFIFSNTLNCIRCHPKVSQELNDRAIADFLLFDLNTDLKTTTFADIQCLPAASKLTLEAGNLQQKTYWTLPIPEQIRYKKATDYLEHFRELMGLAVKDRLRAENASIFLSGGLDSTAIALAAVEGATPLNLQAITVGYERLIPDEERDYAQLAAKALEIPSTYLIADDCTLYQGWDKSELHFPEPRHAPLALITLKQLQQAARHSPIVLCGQGGDEALKFSTVAEMLPGMPWRNIAVDAVRCLLFYNLQPAWGSGFLGQIRRWQGKQPQLPSLPPWLNPDLVERFDLNARWERFQQPSAKGFHPPRDRAYQSLQPTPLWNLNFVAYDPGTTQIPVEVRLPFLDLRLLDYLLSLPPLPWCADKTLLRLALRGKLPDPICQRPKTPLAANPVCAHFKNQQATLLQNFTPSSQLKAYINPQKWQEVLSCKMSTWQTWRNLRPISLGYWLEGFKHPF
- a CDS encoding tetratricopeptide repeat protein, with the protein product MNYQKLTAICFGLLIIIGLSCGVAPSLAAETGTLENEIEQCLALEGEAALAGCDRAIEIDPSSAIAWYGRARALETLNRTPEATTADTRAQLLAQYYNCLSTVLGRRQEVANLLNDEERIAEIDRAISSGEVDGEPLNDEQKQRLQEIREQILALQQDASSLDAKTKNTLDQCRTRLQEILQERF
- a CDS encoding PqqD family protein; the encoded protein is MLSIELTQKIAPVEDVLMQNLADEAVLLNLQNEAYYGLDDVGTRMLTVLQASESIKIAYQQLAEEYEVDPAVLKQDLLDFIEKLLEHGLVRLSE